The nucleotide sequence TTTCTGGTCCTCAGTCAGCTCGCCATCGACATACCCCGCTACGAGTTTGCGAAGGTCGTCATTCATCGGTCCGCCTCCCGCATGCGTTTGGCCAGCCGCTTGCGCGCGTAGTACAATCGCGACATAACCGTTCCTTTGGGAATCTCCAGTAGCCGGGCAATCTCGTCGTACGACATCGCCCGAAAATGCTGCAGGGTGATAATCTCCCTGTCCTCGAACGATAACTGCATGAGCGCCTTTCTGAGCAGCTGCACCTGCTCCCGGGCGACCAGTTCTGATTCCGGCGTTTCTTCCGAAACCATCAGGAAACTGCTGTCGTCGATATCAACCACCCGATGGTCGCGGCGCGAACGTCGCCGGAGCCAGGTCCGGGAAAGGTTGGCGACTATAGTATAAAACCAGGGGAGAAACGGCTGCGAACGGTCATAGGTCTTGGCCGAGCGGTAGACGCGAAGAAACGCTTCCTGCGAAATGTCGTAAGCATCGTCGCGGTTGCCAACCAGCCCCAGGGCGGTCTGAAACGCGAGTTTCTTATATCTCTCGACCAGAATGCCGAGCGCCTTTTTGTCGCCCGACCCGACATCGATGACCAGCGCGGAATCGTCGTTCATTTCCATTCCCCGGTTTAGTTGACTAGACATACCCGCCTGATTTCGTTTTATTCGATCCCGTCGGGAGGTTTCTGACGCTGGGTTAACCGGTTAAGAGGTAACGTGTAAGGGGGCACTTGGCAAGATAAAAGGGGGCGGTCTCGAAGTGATGCACGGTTAGTTCAGGCCGGGCCCGACGCCCGCCTCGGCGGGGCGGGATGCCCGCAAGCGGCACCGGAACAGGCTCACCCTCCGTGCTTGCGCCCGGTGACCGGACGGGCATACCTTGCGGGCAAACTCTGATTGCACAGCAGGGAGTCAGCCATGAGAATTCGAATTACCCTCGCGATTATTCTCGCTTTCGTCGTTTCGGTGTCGGCATCGGATCGGCAAGAGCGTGGTACGCCTATTCATCCGGTTCACACCTACTCCATCGTCGCCTATGACAGCGCCACCGGTCAGCTCGGAGCGGCGGTGCAGTCGCACTGGTTCAAGGTGGCTGACGTCATCTGGGCCGAGCCGGGACTTGGGGCGGTTGCGACGCAGTCATTGTCGGAGATTTCGTATGGTCCGTTGGCACTCGAGATGATTAGGGTAGGGAAGACGCCGCAGGAGGCGCTTGACGGTCTGTTAGCGTCGGATCCGTCGGCCGACGTCCGGCAGGTCGCTGTAATGAACGCGTTCGGTCAGTCGGCCACACATACCGGAAGCCGGTGTATTGCCGAAGCGGGACATCGATGGGGGCCGGGGTATTCGTGTCAGGCGAATTTGATGCGCGACTCGACCGTCTGGGACGCCATGGGCGATGCGTTTGAGAAGGCGACCGGCGATCTTGCCAGCCGTATGCTGGCGGCGCTCGACGCCGCACAGGCGGCCGGGGGAGATATTCGCGGCAAGCAGTCAGCGGCGATGATCGTGGTTGCGGCCCACCCCAGCGGTCGTCCGTGGGATGATCGGCTGGTCGATATCCGGGTGGATGACAGCCCGGAACCCCTGCAGGAACTTCGCCGGCTGCTGAAGATCAACCGTGCTTACAACCTCATGAATCTCGGCGATGAATTGATGGCGGAGGATATGCTGGACGAAGCAGAGGAGGCCTACCGAAAGGCTGCGGAAATGGTGCCGGGCAACGCCGAGATCATGTTCTGGCATGCCGTGACGCTGGTTTCGATCGACGAGATTGACCGGGCGCTGCCGATATTCAAAGAGGCTTTCGCTATGGACGAGTCCTGGCGCATTCTCGTGCCGCGTTTAGTGGAGTCGGAACTGATGCCGGACGACAGCGCTCTGATCGAGAGGATCGTCTCTCAGTGACGGGGACCGGATCGATTCACGGCGCCGAATAGAAGAGGCCACGGGCCGCGCCGGGGCTGCATTTTTGGTAGGTCGCATATGCCCGCGCGGCGGCCGATACCACATACTCAGCGGACTCGCCGGAGACGAACGATTGAATGACGGCCGCCAGCGTGTACGCCTCGGGGGCCATCAGGGCCCCGATCGCCTTTTTATTCCGGCAGTGCCACCATGCGTTCGAGTTCCCTCTCGACGCCTTTAGGATCAAGTTCGGTGACACGGATAACCGCGCGCCTGTCTTTGTCCGATGATTTCCGTACGGCGAAGTGATGATCCGCGAGCCGCGCGATCTGGTGAAGGTGCGTGATGACGAATACCTGTCTGTTTTCTGAGAGTTTTTTGATCTTTCGGCCGACTTCAAGCGCCGTCTGTCCTCCGATGCCGGCATCAACTTCGTCGAACACGAGCAGCGGATGGAGCGCTTTGTGGTTCTTTTTCTCGGCGGCTTTGAGCGCCAGAAGGACGCGCGAGATTTCGCCGCCGGACGCCGTCCGCACGAGCGATCGCAGCGGCTCGCCCGGATTGGCGGAGAACAAAAATCGTCCTGTCTCCAGACCGTGGGGGAGCGGCCTCACGGTCCGGTCCTTGAAAACGATGCCGTCCGGATGGTTTTCGTACTGGAATTCAAATTCAAATCCCCCGTTATCGATTGCCAGTTCCGCCAATTCCTTTTTCACGAGCTTGCCCAGGTAAACGGCAGCCGAACGGCGCGCTTCCGAAAGCGCCACCGCCTCACGGGCATAGGCGGCACGGCGTGCTTCGTTTTCACGGGATAAGGTCTGGACCAGGTCATCGATATCCGGGCGGTCGTTGAGCTGGAAGTGGATCGAGGCGAGTGTCTGCACTATCGATTCTTCCGAGCCGCCGTATTTCTTTTTGAGCCGATAGAGCTCGTCGAGTCGGGCGTTGATTTCCTCGAGGCGGGCCGGGTCATCCTCGATCGACGCACCGTACTGTTCGATGGTTCGACGAAGGTCTTCGATCTGGAAGTCGATCTCGGCGAGCAAGCCGGCGTTCGCGCTCAGCGACTTGTCGATCTCCGCCATGTCATCGAGACATTTGCGCGCCTCGCGCAGCAGACTGAGGGCAGACACCTCGTCACCGTCGAGCAACTGCTGAATCTGATTGGCGGCGCTCATGAGTTCGCGCGACGAATCCAGTTTTCGCTTTTCGGCGATCAGCTTTTCTTCTTCGCCGGGGCGCACGTCGGCCTTTTCAATTTCGTCCCGCTGGAACAGCAAAAGTTCGCGCTCCCGCGCCAGCTGCTCCCGCTGATTTTGCACGCGGCGCAGTTCGGCGGCGACTTGTTCCCAATGCGAAAACCTGACCCGGACCGATTCCCGGGCGCTGTCGAGCGATCCGAAATAGTCGAGGAAGAGCAGGTGGTTGTCTTCGTTCATGAGCATTTGATTGGCGTGCTGACCCAGGATTTCGGCGATCGGGCGCGTCAATTCGTTCAGGCGCGCAAGGGTCGCCGCTTCACCTCGGATTTTGACTCTGGACTTGCCGTCCGCGGTGATCTCACGGAACACCGACAGAGTACTGTCGGCGATGTAATCGGCGTTGTCCTTCGCATAACGCGGACCGAGCGGGGAGATATCGAAGTCGGCTTCCACGATCGCAGCCGCCGCGCCGTGCCTCACGTACTCGCGGTCGGCCCGGTCGCCGAGCACCAGCGCGAGCGCGGTCACGATGACAGACTTGCCGGCGCCGGTTTCCCCCGTGAGGACGGTCAGGCCGGGACCGAAGGCAAGGTCGACCGAATCGACCAGCGCCACATTCCGTATTTTCAGGCGCGTGAGCATTATAGACCGTACCCCTTGAGTTCCTCGAGCAACTGATTGGCGCGGTCGGTGTCGCCGGTGGCTTCGGCTTCCGCGAGTTCACGCTGCAGCCGCAACCGGATTTTTTTGCGACGTTCCTCGATGATTCGGGACGTGTGTGCGCGCGTCTGTTCGGAGACGGACTCCGGCGGCCACTCGATGAACGAGATCTCTCCTACCAGCGATTTCATCTCATCGTCCTGAAAAGTTTCCAGTAGGCGGGCGGCGTCGAGTTCGCCGGAGGACTGATACTGCGTAATCATGGCGGTATACAGCCGCGACAGCTGCTTCGAGTCGAAGTCGTCGGGGGAGACCCGTTCGAAAACGTAGTCGATCGAGCCCGGGTTGTTAAACAGCAGCGAGAGAAAGTCCAGTTCGATCTTGTTCAGCTTGCGGCGTTTTTCGGCGACTCGTTGGGCGGAGGGCATGGGCGAGGACACGCCGGCGGCCAGGAGCGTTTTGTCGACCCGGAGCGCCGTGGCGGCTTCGTCGTAAAACAACGCCCGTCGGGTCGAGTCCCCGATTTGCGCGCCGACGGCCGCGAGTTCCTTGATGAGTTTCTCTTTGGCGATCAGGCCCGCCGAGGCGACGTCGACATTTCGCAATCGGTACGCGATGTAGTCCAGCGCCGCGTCATGCAGTTCATAAACGCGCGCATAGCCGCCCGCGCGCGCGAGCGTGTCCGGGTCTTCGCCTTCCGGTCCAACCATCACCTTCACTTCGAGTCCCGCATCGTAGAGCGCATCGACCGACCGCAGCGCCGCCTGCTGGCCGGCCGAGTCGGCATCAAAGAACAGGTAGACCTTTTCGGCGAACCGCGCCAGCAGTCGTGCCTGCTGGGCCGTGAAGGCGGTTCCGCTCGAGGCAACGACGTTATGAATGCCCGCCTGCCAGAGGGAGATGAGGTCGAAGTATCCCTCGACGATGAAGACCTCCGCGGACGACCGAATCGCGTCTTTTGCGAAGTTCAGGCCGTAGAGGACGAAACTCTTCGAGTACAACGGTGTCTCAGGGGAGTTTACGTACTTGGCCGTTTCGCCTTTTTTCAACGTGCGTCCGCCAAAGGCGATCGGCTTCTGGCTGAGATTGAAGATGGGGATCATCAGACGCGCGCGGAATCGATCGAAGTACGAGTCCTTTTTGTCGGAGTGAACGGCGAGGCCGGCTTGTTCGAGATCGGCCGGGGAGAGGTCCTTCGATGATGCGAATCGTATCAGTCCGTCCCAGTCTTCGCCGGCCAGTCCCAACTGGAACATCTCGATCGACTCGTCGGAAATCTGGCGCCGTCCCCGCAGGTAACCATCGAGAACCTTGGCGAATCGCCGGTCGAATAAGAGCTTCCGGAAATACTCCAGCGCGACCACGTGGGCATAGTTTAACCGCTCCAGTTGCTCCCGACGATAATCCGAGCCTGTCTCCTTGATGACGATGTTTGCACGCTGTGCGAGCAGCCGCACGGCCTCGACAAACGTCATCTTCTCATGTTCCATGAGAAAGGTGATGGCGTTGCCCCCTTTGCCGCACCCGAAGCAGTAATACATCTGTTTGTCGGGGGAGACGGTGAACGACGGGGTTTTTTCCGTGTGGAAGGGGCACAGGCCCAGAAAGTTCTTGCCGCGTTTTTTCAGCCGGACGTACTCGCCGATCACATCGGCGATATCGACCGAGTCGCGAATCCGCTCTATGGTATCCTGTGGGATCATTGTCTCAGTTTCACGATCGTGACGCCCGCGCCGCCCTCGTTCCAGTTGCCGAGACGCAACGACTCGACATCGGCGTGCCCCTTGAGGAAAGCGGTCAGCGAACGGCGCAGGGCGCCGCTGCCCTTGCCGTGGACGACATATACCTGCCCCAACCCGGCCAGTCGCGCGCGGTCGAGATATTTCTCGAGCGCATCGGTGGCTTCCTCCACGGTCATGCCCCGGAGGTGAATCTCCGGCGAAACCGACTCATTCACCTGGAATGCCGATGCGGCGGCGGCGTGTTTTCTAGTGGACGCACTTCCCGAAGGCGCCAGCCGCTCGAGGCTGCGCAGCTCAACGGTAGTAGTGAACTGGCCGAGGCGGACCCGGGCGCGGTCGCCCTGCACCTGTTCGATCTCACCCGTCTGGCCGAGCGACATGATGCGCACCAGGTCACCCTCCGCGAAGGTCGCCGGCTCGGTCGGCGCCGTCTTGTCCGCACGAAGGTTGTCCGTCTGTCGCGCCGCCTCCTGTTTCAGGTCGCGGAGTCGTCGATGCGCTTGTTTGACGGTTTCCTTGTCCGCCTGCGACTTTCGGATATCGGCGACCAGTTGTTCGGTGTCACGGCGACTTTGTTCCAGGAGGCGGTCCACCTCGGCGAGCGCTTTTCGCTTCTCGTCATCGACATCTCTGGTCAGGCGCTCCGACTGTGCGCGAAAGTATGACTCGAGTTCTTTGGCCTTTGCAAGTCGCTCGGACAATTCCGATTGATCCTCTTTGACTTTTTTCAGTTCCGCTTCGAGCGAGGCAATCAATTCGCCCAGTGACCGTTCGCCGCTGCCGATAAGTTTCGCGGCGTGTGCACACACCGATTCCGGCATGCCGAGACGACTGGCGATTTCCACGGCATACGACGATCCGGGGATGCCTACCTGCAGGCGGAAGGTCGGGGCCAGTGTTTCCCGGTTGAACTCAAGGGAGGCATTCTCGATTTCCGGGTGCTGGAGCGGCAGCGTCTTCAGTTGCGAGTAATGTGTGGTTGCAACAAGTCTGGCTCCGTGGGAGATCACATGCAGGATGATAGCCTCGGCCAGTGCCGCGCCTTCCTTGGGATCGGTCCCCGCGCCGATTTCGTCGAACAGGACAAGCGTGCGGTCGGACAGCCCTTTGACCGCGCTGATGATGTTTCGGATGTGCGACGAGAAAGTCGACAGTGACAGTTCAATCGACTGCTCGTCTCCGATATCCGCGTAGATCTGTTCGAATATACCCATGCGGCTGGTGGGATCGGCAGATATAGGCAGGCCCGACTGGGACATGAGGACCAGCAGCCCGATAGTCTTGAGCGCAATCGTCTTGCCGCCGGTGTTGGGTCCGGTCACGAGAACGGCCTGCCGGGTTTCGCCGAGATCGAGTGTGAGCGGAATCACATTCTCCCGGATTCCGCTCTGTGCAACCAGCAGCGGGTGGCGGGCATTGACCAGCGAGAAGCCGGCCTCGGAATCGATGCGCGGTCGCGCAGCCCCGACCGCCCGTCCGAACCGGGCCGCCGCGTGGTAGGAATCCAGCCGTCCGATGACCCGGATGTTCTCTTCGAGCGCCGGGCGGTGCGACGCGATTTCGGCGGTGAGGGCGCGGAGGATTCGGTCGATCTCCAGTCGTTCTTCCTGCATGAGCATGTTGAGGCGGTTGTTCATCTCGACCGTCTCGTTCGGCTCGATGTAGAAGGTGGCCCCGCTCTGCGATCGGTCGTGGAGAATGCCGCTGTCGGCTTTGTACTGGCCGGCGAGTATCGGGATGACGTACCGGCCGTTGCGCTGGGTGATAACGTCGGTCTGCCATCCGGATTGCTTCTGTTGCCCGGCGAGAATCGATTCCAGTCGCGCCAGCAGCCGCCGCTTGCTGTCTCCCATTTCTATGCGAATGCGGCGGAGCTGGGGAGAGGCCGAATCCTTGATTTCACCGCGCTCGTCGATCGTCCGGTTGATGTCCTTACGCAGCTCCGGAAAGGCCCGCATGCGGGAGATGTATTCGGCGATCAGCGGAAAGCTGTCGCGCCCGTCGCGGTCATAGTCGAATATGTCAGCCGAGACCTCGATGAGTTCCAGCACGGTGCGGATTTCATCGGGGTCGAGGAAGATGCCCTCGACCGCCGTTTTCGCAAGAACCTCCCGGGCATCCTCCATGCGGGCCAGGGGGAACGCGGCGCCGACCGTGACGATATCGAGCATTTCACCGATTTCGCGATGACGCAATTCGATCGCGTCGCGGTCCGTGGTGGGGAGGAATTTCGCGACTTCACCGTGACCGTACGGCGTAATGCACTGCCCGGCGATGCGGGAGAGCACCTTGTCGAATTCGAGTGTCTCAAGTGTATGCGGATCAATCATCTGTCGCATCCGAAGCATATAAAAAAACCGGCCGAAGGCCGGTTTAATATACGGTTACGGCTTTGAAATCAAAATCAATTTAGGACGGCGATTCCGTGTTGAAGAAGCGATCGATCTGATAGATCACCCGGTATACCTGCTGCCGATCCTCGTCGACGTTCTGGTTGTTTTTGCCGGAGGGTGCGGTGGCGTTCGGCTGCAGAAGTGTCGATTCCATCTGCTCCATGAAATTGCCGCTGCCCTTGTGCAGTTTCTCGGTCGAATCGTACATCAGGGGAATCGTCTTGGCGATAGTCGGGCCGAAGAACGAATTCTCGAAGCTGGTGTAGAACCAGTCCGGCAGGGGCAGAAGGAACGTGAGCAGGGTCAGGAAGCTGACGCCGACCCAGCCGCG is from Candidatus Zixiibacteriota bacterium and encodes:
- a CDS encoding RNA polymerase sigma factor, coding for MNDDSALVIDVGSGDKKALGILVERYKKLAFQTALGLVGNRDDAYDISQEAFLRVYRSAKTYDRSQPFLPWFYTIVANLSRTWLRRRSRRDHRVVDIDDSSFLMVSEETPESELVAREQVQLLRKALMQLSFEDREIITLQHFRAMSYDEIARLLEIPKGTVMSRLYYARKRLAKRMREADR
- a CDS encoding DUF1028 domain-containing protein, producing the protein MRIRITLAIILAFVVSVSASDRQERGTPIHPVHTYSIVAYDSATGQLGAAVQSHWFKVADVIWAEPGLGAVATQSLSEISYGPLALEMIRVGKTPQEALDGLLASDPSADVRQVAVMNAFGQSATHTGSRCIAEAGHRWGPGYSCQANLMRDSTVWDAMGDAFEKATGDLASRMLAALDAAQAAGGDIRGKQSAAMIVVAAHPSGRPWDDRLVDIRVDDSPEPLQELRRLLKINRAYNLMNLGDELMAEDMLDEAEEAYRKAAEMVPGNAEIMFWHAVTLVSIDEIDRALPIFKEAFAMDESWRILVPRLVESELMPDDSALIERIVSQ
- the recN gene encoding DNA repair protein RecN codes for the protein MLTRLKIRNVALVDSVDLAFGPGLTVLTGETGAGKSVIVTALALVLGDRADREYVRHGAAAAIVEADFDISPLGPRYAKDNADYIADSTLSVFREITADGKSRVKIRGEAATLARLNELTRPIAEILGQHANQMLMNEDNHLLFLDYFGSLDSARESVRVRFSHWEQVAAELRRVQNQREQLARERELLLFQRDEIEKADVRPGEEEKLIAEKRKLDSSRELMSAANQIQQLLDGDEVSALSLLREARKCLDDMAEIDKSLSANAGLLAEIDFQIEDLRRTIEQYGASIEDDPARLEEINARLDELYRLKKKYGGSEESIVQTLASIHFQLNDRPDIDDLVQTLSRENEARRAAYAREAVALSEARRSAAVYLGKLVKKELAELAIDNGGFEFEFQYENHPDGIVFKDRTVRPLPHGLETGRFLFSANPGEPLRSLVRTASGGEISRVLLALKAAEKKNHKALHPLLVFDEVDAGIGGQTALEVGRKIKKLSENRQVFVITHLHQIARLADHHFAVRKSSDKDRRAVIRVTELDPKGVERELERMVALPE
- the dnaG gene encoding DNA primase encodes the protein MIPQDTIERIRDSVDIADVIGEYVRLKKRGKNFLGLCPFHTEKTPSFTVSPDKQMYYCFGCGKGGNAITFLMEHEKMTFVEAVRLLAQRANIVIKETGSDYRREQLERLNYAHVVALEYFRKLLFDRRFAKVLDGYLRGRRQISDESIEMFQLGLAGEDWDGLIRFASSKDLSPADLEQAGLAVHSDKKDSYFDRFRARLMIPIFNLSQKPIAFGGRTLKKGETAKYVNSPETPLYSKSFVLYGLNFAKDAIRSSAEVFIVEGYFDLISLWQAGIHNVVASSGTAFTAQQARLLARFAEKVYLFFDADSAGQQAALRSVDALYDAGLEVKVMVGPEGEDPDTLARAGGYARVYELHDAALDYIAYRLRNVDVASAGLIAKEKLIKELAAVGAQIGDSTRRALFYDEAATALRVDKTLLAAGVSSPMPSAQRVAEKRRKLNKIELDFLSLLFNNPGSIDYVFERVSPDDFDSKQLSRLYTAMITQYQSSGELDAARLLETFQDDEMKSLVGEISFIEWPPESVSEQTRAHTSRIIEERRKKIRLRLQRELAEAEATGDTDRANQLLEELKGYGL
- a CDS encoding endonuclease MutS2; the protein is MIDPHTLETLEFDKVLSRIAGQCITPYGHGEVAKFLPTTDRDAIELRHREIGEMLDIVTVGAAFPLARMEDAREVLAKTAVEGIFLDPDEIRTVLELIEVSADIFDYDRDGRDSFPLIAEYISRMRAFPELRKDINRTIDERGEIKDSASPQLRRIRIEMGDSKRRLLARLESILAGQQKQSGWQTDVITQRNGRYVIPILAGQYKADSGILHDRSQSGATFYIEPNETVEMNNRLNMLMQEERLEIDRILRALTAEIASHRPALEENIRVIGRLDSYHAAARFGRAVGAARPRIDSEAGFSLVNARHPLLVAQSGIRENVIPLTLDLGETRQAVLVTGPNTGGKTIALKTIGLLVLMSQSGLPISADPTSRMGIFEQIYADIGDEQSIELSLSTFSSHIRNIISAVKGLSDRTLVLFDEIGAGTDPKEGAALAEAIILHVISHGARLVATTHYSQLKTLPLQHPEIENASLEFNRETLAPTFRLQVGIPGSSYAVEIASRLGMPESVCAHAAKLIGSGERSLGELIASLEAELKKVKEDQSELSERLAKAKELESYFRAQSERLTRDVDDEKRKALAEVDRLLEQSRRDTEQLVADIRKSQADKETVKQAHRRLRDLKQEAARQTDNLRADKTAPTEPATFAEGDLVRIMSLGQTGEIEQVQGDRARVRLGQFTTTVELRSLERLAPSGSASTRKHAAAASAFQVNESVSPEIHLRGMTVEEATDALEKYLDRARLAGLGQVYVVHGKGSGALRRSLTAFLKGHADVESLRLGNWNEGGAGVTIVKLRQ